Genomic segment of Candidatus Flexicrinis affinis:
GACGAACTCGCGTACGGCGCGCACGATCTCGACGACGGGCTGTTATCGGGGCTGATCCGCGCCGAACAGCTTGAAGACCTCGGTATCTGGCGTGTACTCCGCGATCGAGTCCAAATCGGCTCGGAGCCGATGACGGACGTCCGCCGGCACTACGTGATCCGGGAGCAAATCGGTCTATTGGTCGATGACCTGCTTGAAACCACGGCTGAGCGACTAAGATCGCTCAAACCGCAGTCGCCGACCGATGTCCAGAATCTTCCCGAGAACATCGTGCAGTTCAGCGAACCAATGCGCGATTACAGCAAAGAACTCAAGCGGTTTCTGTATGCCAATATGTATCACAGCCCAAGCGTGATCACGGTCGCACGGCGATCCGACCGCATCATCCAAGGTCTGTTTAGCAGCTACGTTGCCGAGCCGCGACAGCTGCCGAGGGCGTGGCAAGCGCGAATTGGCGCGGACAGCGTGCATCGAGTCGTCACTGACTACATTGCATGCCTCACCGATCGAAGCGCAGCGCTGGAGTATCGTAGGATGTACGACGCGTTGACGCACCCGTAAAGTGCTATACAATTCGGACAGGTTAGGCCAACAGGCACACTCAATGTCAACAGAGACCGTACTGAACGACCGTTACGTCCTGATCTCCCAGCAGGGATCGGGCGGGATGGCCGTGATCTATCGCGCGACCGATCGTCTGTTGGGCCGTACGGTCGCGATCAAGATTCTTCGCCCGAGCATGACTTCTAACCCGGAGTTCATCGAGAAGTTCCAGCTTGAGGCGCGCAACATCGCCCGGCTATCGCACCCGAACATCGTGACTGTTCACGATGTCGGGCGTTCGATTGGGCCGAAAGGCGAGATGCATTATATGGTCATGGAGTTCATTGAAGGCTCCGACCTCAAGCACATCATTCGCGAGGCGAATCAGGCCAATGGCGACAACGGGTTGACCATCGAGCAGGCGCTTCACTTCGGCATAAGCGTATGTGCCGGCATCGGCTTCGCGCATCGAGCCGAGATTGTCCACGCCGATGTCAAACCGCAGAACGTGTTGATCACGAACAATCATCAACTCGTGAAGGTGACAGATTTCGGCATTGCGCGTGCGCTGAGCGAAACCCAGCCCGGAACGCGCGAAGACGTCGTGTGGGGAAGCCCGCACTACTTCTCGCCGGAACAAGCGACTGGCGAGCGGCCGACGCCCGCGTCGGACGTGTATTCCATCGGCATCGTCATGTTCGAGATGCTGACTGGCAAGCTGCCATTCACCGGTACCAACCAGCGTGATTTGGCGCGCGCGCACGTGAAGGAAGAGCCGCCGCTCGTCTCCGATTTGGCGACGGGTATTCCCGATAACCTCGTTCGCATTGTTCGTAGGGCGATGGACAAGTCGCCGGCAGCACGCTACCGTGACGCCGACGAATTGATGAAGGTGCTGCTGACATTGCGCGACAGTCTGCGCGGTATCGGCACGGGGCAATCGCGCCCGATGGCCCCGCCGCCGAACGCGCCTCAGCCACAGCCTCAACAGCCTGCTGCGCGGCCCGTTCCGATCCGGCCCGGAACTGGCCCGATGGCGCCGATCCCGGCGCCGAGGCAGGATTCGCGCGTTAACCCGGCATATCCGGTGCCACCGCACCAGACGGGTGCCGTGACGCCTCCGCCTCCGACGGTTCGCCCGCAGATGCCGCCGGGCCAGGGCGCACCGATGACGCAGCGATTTAACGCGGCGCCGGAAGCTCCCGGACAGATGTCCAATCTGTCGTCGGTTCGGCCGCAGACCCATCGGATGTCACAGCCGGCGTCGTCACTGACTCCGCCGCCGCAGCCACCGGTGGATCCGACATTCTACAACTCGCGCGCGATGCGGCCCATTGCGCCTGCAGAGCCCCCGCGCCCGTTGTTCGACCCAGTCACGATTGCCCTCGCGGTTCTTGCACTGGTGGCTGTCGCGTGTCTGATTCCGCTGTACCTCGCGGTGCTGCAGGCTCGCGGCTAACGATAGTTGCGCAGTGCGTTGAAGGCCGCGCGGGGCGACCCGCTTGGGCCGAGCAGGCTGAAGTAGCACTCCTCAGGCCGGAACACCGCAAACTGGCAGCCATTGAAGTTGAACAGGAACATTGGCCCGACGTAGCCCAGTTCATCGGCGAGCGCAAACGCCCGAGGCACATAGTTGGCCTGTTCGATCAGGCTGTTGTAGGTGACGTATACGAACTGCTCTCCGGGCGAGTCAGTGTCCTCGCTCGTCCCCCATCCAAACTTGGTCACCCACAGCGGGCGCTCGTCACCGTTGGCGTTCATGATGGCGCGATAGTCTTCGAGCGTGTTTTTGAAGAAGAAGCTGCGATTCTCGTAGTGGCTTTCGACACC
This window contains:
- a CDS encoding protein kinase — protein: MSTETVLNDRYVLISQQGSGGMAVIYRATDRLLGRTVAIKILRPSMTSNPEFIEKFQLEARNIARLSHPNIVTVHDVGRSIGPKGEMHYMVMEFIEGSDLKHIIREANQANGDNGLTIEQALHFGISVCAGIGFAHRAEIVHADVKPQNVLITNNHQLVKVTDFGIARALSETQPGTREDVVWGSPHYFSPEQATGERPTPASDVYSIGIVMFEMLTGKLPFTGTNQRDLARAHVKEEPPLVSDLATGIPDNLVRIVRRAMDKSPAARYRDADELMKVLLTLRDSLRGIGTGQSRPMAPPPNAPQPQPQQPAARPVPIRPGTGPMAPIPAPRQDSRVNPAYPVPPHQTGAVTPPPPTVRPQMPPGQGAPMTQRFNAAPEAPGQMSNLSSVRPQTHRMSQPASSLTPPPQPPVDPTFYNSRAMRPIAPAEPPRPLFDPVTIALAVLALVAVACLIPLYLAVLQARG